In the genome of Dickeya fangzhongdai, one region contains:
- a CDS encoding sensor histidine kinase: MSKKKTPLKLGTSIILMVSAVIGSVLLVVYALLFFRITELTETHLKDKAFAIARTVANSPIVVDDLKGIGNPMLVQRFSEDVKSRNHLLFVIVTGMDGIRHSHPEPGQIGRHFIGDDLYPALLGLENTAVNRGVLDPALRVFTPVFDENNQQLGVVAVGISLSSVQSVINENRWIIPWTILFGALVGLLGTYFLVKTLKRIMLGFEPFEISNLFEQRNAMLKQIKEGVIAVDTDLRVTIINDEAKRLFSQHGSGETLAIGSTISRWPALMNLEKVLETGAPRQDEEINFNGNLLLINTVPVVVKGDIIGAIATFRDKTEVSQLLQRLTGMSYYADALRAQSHEFMNKLHVILGMLHLKYYPQLEEYILKTANNYQAEIGSIIRKVKSPVIAGFLLGKINRARDLGVTLSISEDSLLPDTDDSQATNELITVLGNLIENAMDALSGLENREITVTFHHQDGQLHCTVSDDGPGIAPDIQQRIYQEGFSTKGSGRGIGLYLTRQSLEKIGGTIDFESEPDVYTQFFVNIPYQARQFDHD, encoded by the coding sequence ATGAGTAAGAAAAAGACACCGCTAAAACTAGGCACGTCGATCATTCTGATGGTGTCGGCGGTGATTGGCTCGGTGCTGCTGGTGGTTTACGCACTGCTGTTTTTTCGCATCACCGAGCTGACCGAAACTCACCTCAAGGACAAAGCCTTCGCCATTGCCCGCACCGTCGCTAATTCGCCGATCGTGGTGGACGATCTGAAAGGCATCGGCAATCCGATGCTGGTACAGCGTTTTTCCGAGGACGTGAAAAGCCGCAATCACCTGCTGTTCGTCATCGTTACCGGCATGGACGGTATCCGTCATTCCCATCCTGAGCCGGGGCAGATTGGCCGCCATTTTATCGGCGATGACCTCTATCCGGCGCTGCTGGGGCTGGAGAATACGGCGGTGAACCGCGGGGTGCTGGACCCGGCGCTGCGTGTATTCACGCCGGTGTTTGACGAGAATAACCAGCAGCTCGGGGTGGTGGCGGTGGGGATTTCGCTGTCCAGCGTGCAGTCGGTGATTAACGAAAACCGCTGGATTATTCCCTGGACCATCCTGTTCGGCGCGCTGGTCGGCCTGCTCGGCACCTATTTTCTGGTGAAAACCCTCAAACGCATCATGCTGGGTTTTGAACCGTTCGAAATTTCCAATCTGTTCGAGCAACGCAACGCGATGCTCAAGCAAATCAAAGAAGGGGTGATCGCGGTGGATACCGACCTGCGCGTCACCATCATCAACGACGAAGCCAAGCGGTTGTTCAGTCAGCATGGGTCTGGCGAAACGCTGGCGATCGGCAGCACCATCAGCCGCTGGCCGGCGCTGATGAATCTGGAAAAGGTGCTGGAAACCGGTGCGCCGCGGCAGGATGAGGAAATCAATTTCAACGGCAATCTGTTGCTGATCAACACCGTACCGGTGGTGGTGAAGGGCGATATTATCGGCGCCATCGCCACCTTCCGCGATAAAACGGAAGTCAGCCAACTGCTGCAGCGCCTGACCGGGATGTCGTATTACGCCGACGCGCTGCGCGCCCAGTCACATGAATTCATGAACAAGCTGCATGTGATTCTCGGCATGCTGCATTTGAAATATTACCCGCAACTGGAAGAATATATTTTAAAAACCGCCAATAATTATCAGGCGGAAATCGGCTCGATTATCCGAAAAGTAAAATCTCCGGTGATTGCCGGGTTCCTGTTGGGTAAAATCAATCGGGCACGGGATTTGGGCGTTACGCTGTCCATCAGCGAAGACAGTCTGTTGCCGGATACCGACGACTCCCAGGCCACCAATGAGCTGATCACCGTGCTGGGCAACCTGATCGAAAACGCGATGGATGCCTTGTCCGGTCTGGAAAACCGCGAGATCACCGTGACCTTCCATCATCAGGATGGGCAGTTACACTGTACGGTGAGCGACGACGGACCGGGCATTGCGCCGGATATTCAGCAGCGCATTTACCAGGAAGGATTTTCCACCAAAGGCTCCGGACGCGGCATCGGCTTGTATCTCACCCGGCAGAGTCTGGAAAAAATCGGCGGTACCATCGATTTTGAATCCGAACCGGACGTTTACACCCAGTTTTTTGTGAATATCCCGTATCAAGCAAGGCAGTTTGACCATGATTAA
- the dcuR gene encoding two-component system response regulator DcuR, which produces MINVLIVDDDAMVAELNKCYLNQISGFSCYATVPTLQQARNLLMQPDCEIDLVLLDIYMQQDNGLDLLPTIREFSEHTDVIIISSASDVYTIKKALHYGVVDYLIKPFQFARFEQALTAYREEANLLKHREFVAQSDIDNLIRRTSGTPTVERKKLPKGLTSLTLRTVCEWVEGNQGAEFSTEMLANAIGISRVSCRKYLIYLADTGILDTNILYGSTGRPVYLYRLLPEKQDALRQYCE; this is translated from the coding sequence ATGATAAATGTACTGATCGTCGATGACGACGCCATGGTGGCGGAGTTGAATAAGTGTTATCTGAATCAGATTTCCGGGTTTAGCTGCTACGCGACGGTACCGACGCTGCAGCAGGCGCGAAATCTGCTGATGCAACCGGACTGCGAGATCGATCTGGTGCTGCTGGATATCTACATGCAGCAGGATAACGGTCTGGATTTGCTGCCCACGATCCGTGAGTTCAGCGAACACACGGACGTGATTATCATTTCGTCGGCCAGCGACGTGTATACCATCAAGAAAGCGCTGCATTACGGCGTGGTGGATTATCTGATCAAGCCGTTCCAGTTCGCCCGCTTCGAACAGGCGCTGACCGCCTACCGGGAAGAGGCCAACCTGCTCAAACACCGCGAGTTTGTGGCGCAGTCGGACATCGATAACCTGATTCGCCGCACCAGCGGCACCCCGACGGTGGAGCGTAAGAAACTGCCGAAAGGGCTGACCAGCCTGACGCTGCGCACCGTCTGCGAATGGGTCGAGGGCAATCAGGGCGCGGAGTTCTCCACCGAGATGCTGGCCAACGCCATCGGTATTTCCCGCGTGTCCTGCCGTAAATACCTGATCTATCTGGCGGATACCGGCATTCTCGACACCAATATTCTCTACGGTTCCACCGGCCGCCCGGTCTACCTTTACCGGTTGCTGCCGGAAAAGCAGGACGCGCTGCGACAGTACTGCGAATAA
- a CDS encoding 2-hydroxycarboxylate transporter family protein, which yields MKNIETEIMSDNTLATAAPSSLLESLNKIRIGSVPFILFLVIAAIVFIAAYASYLPKNMIGGFAVIMTMGFLLAYIGQRIPVLKEIGGPAILCLMVPSILVYFHLFNANTLDTVKLLMKDANFLYFVIASLVVGSILGMNRVILIQGMIRMFIPLVVGTATALVTGLLVGKLFGYSFYHTFFFIIVPIIGGGIGEGILPLSLAYSAILGQAPDVYVAQLAPAAVVGNIFAIICAGVLARIGVWRSDLNGNGNLVRNEADNALFAVKDAPKTVDFHLMGGGLLLICTFFIVGGLFEKVLHIPGPVLMILIAVLCKYGRVIPSSMETGANSFYKFVSSSLVWPLMIGLGMLYVPLESVVAVFSVGYVVVCGSVVLSMALISFFIAPYLKMYPVEASIVTSCHSGLGGTGDVAILSASNRMSLMPFAQIATRIGGASTVIAATLLLGWLV from the coding sequence ATGAAAAACATTGAAACTGAAATCATGAGCGATAACACGCTCGCCACCGCCGCACCATCAAGCTTACTGGAAAGCTTAAATAAAATTCGCATTGGCTCTGTGCCTTTTATTCTTTTCCTGGTCATTGCCGCCATTGTATTTATTGCGGCCTATGCCAGTTATTTACCTAAAAACATGATCGGCGGATTCGCCGTTATTATGACCATGGGATTCCTGCTGGCTTATATCGGCCAGCGTATTCCGGTGCTGAAAGAAATCGGCGGCCCGGCGATTCTCTGCCTGATGGTGCCGTCCATTCTGGTGTATTTCCATCTGTTCAACGCCAACACGCTGGATACCGTCAAGCTGTTGATGAAAGACGCCAACTTCCTCTACTTCGTCATCGCCAGTCTGGTGGTGGGCAGTATTCTCGGCATGAACCGCGTCATCCTGATTCAGGGCATGATCCGCATGTTCATTCCGCTGGTGGTAGGCACCGCCACCGCGTTGGTGACCGGCCTGCTGGTAGGTAAACTGTTTGGCTACAGCTTCTACCACACCTTCTTCTTCATCATCGTGCCGATCATCGGCGGCGGCATCGGCGAAGGCATCCTGCCGCTGTCGCTGGCCTATTCCGCCATCCTCGGTCAGGCGCCGGACGTGTACGTCGCCCAATTGGCGCCTGCCGCCGTTGTCGGCAACATTTTCGCCATCATCTGCGCCGGCGTGCTGGCCCGCATCGGCGTATGGCGCAGCGACCTGAACGGTAACGGCAACCTGGTGCGCAACGAAGCCGATAACGCGCTGTTTGCAGTGAAAGACGCGCCGAAAACGGTGGATTTCCATCTGATGGGCGGCGGTCTGCTGTTGATCTGCACCTTCTTCATCGTCGGCGGGTTGTTTGAAAAAGTGCTGCATATCCCCGGCCCGGTGCTGATGATTCTGATCGCGGTGCTGTGCAAGTACGGTCGTGTTATCCCGTCCAGCATGGAAACCGGCGCCAACAGTTTCTACAAGTTCGTATCCAGTTCGCTGGTGTGGCCGTTGATGATCGGTCTGGGCATGCTGTACGTGCCGCTGGAAAGCGTGGTGGCGGTGTTCTCCGTCGGCTACGTGGTGGTGTGCGGTTCCGTGGTGCTCTCAATGGCGTTGATCAGCTTCTTCATCGCGCCGTACCTGAAGATGTACCCGGTTGAAGCCTCCATCGTGACCAGTTGCCACAGCGGCCTGGGCGGCACCGGCGACGTGGCGATTCTGTCCGCGTCCAACCGCATGTCGCTGATGCCGTTCGCGCAAATCGCCACCCGTATCGGCGGCGCCTCCACCGTGATCGCCGCCACCCTGCTGCTCGGCTGGCTGGTGTAG